From the Pseudarthrobacter sp. MM222 genome, one window contains:
- the efeB gene encoding iron uptake transporter deferrochelatase/peroxidase subunit — translation MSGCPFGGGQQDAQPGSQPGAQPGAEPGVAHQPDAGAAAYATGDAPASRLSRRGLLSLAGVGGAGAVAGIAAGLLSHDALAAAAAPAQVEGDVVPFHGPIQAGIITAAQDRLHMAAFDVITEDRATLIQLLKDWTAAAEAMTQGRETGATGAADGPYDAPPEDTGEALGLSAGKLTVTFGFGASLFEKDGKARFGLAGRRPDALIELPHFPGDDLQANRSGGDIIVQACADDPQVAVHAIRNLARIGFGRVRVRWSQLGFGRTSSTSRNQQTPRNLFGFKDGTNNLKAEDTTLLNQHVWAGPGSRPEEAWMQGGSYLVARRIRMHIEIWDRTSLREQEQLIGRTKSEGSPLSGGKEFTAPDFSLQGKDGEPLIGMDSHVRLAHADQNDGVRMLRRGYNYTDGSDGLGHLDAGLFFVAFVKDPRTHYVPMQMAMAKQDTLALEYLKHTGSALAAVPPGVEPGGFVGEGLFQ, via the coding sequence GTGAGCGGATGCCCTTTCGGCGGCGGCCAGCAGGACGCCCAGCCCGGCAGCCAGCCGGGCGCCCAGCCCGGCGCTGAGCCGGGCGTCGCCCATCAGCCCGACGCCGGCGCTGCGGCTTACGCTACCGGTGACGCTCCGGCGTCGCGCCTTTCCCGCCGGGGACTGCTGTCCCTGGCCGGCGTCGGCGGCGCCGGAGCCGTGGCCGGCATCGCCGCCGGGCTGCTCAGCCACGACGCACTGGCGGCCGCGGCGGCCCCCGCCCAGGTCGAGGGCGATGTCGTGCCGTTCCACGGACCGATCCAGGCCGGCATCATCACCGCCGCGCAGGACCGCCTGCACATGGCCGCTTTCGATGTCATCACCGAGGACCGCGCCACGCTCATCCAGCTCCTGAAGGACTGGACGGCAGCCGCCGAGGCCATGACCCAGGGCCGCGAAACCGGAGCCACCGGCGCCGCGGACGGGCCCTACGACGCTCCACCGGAAGACACTGGCGAGGCCCTGGGGCTTAGCGCCGGGAAGCTCACTGTGACCTTCGGGTTCGGGGCCAGCCTGTTCGAAAAGGACGGCAAGGCGCGCTTCGGCCTGGCGGGCCGTCGTCCTGACGCCCTGATCGAACTGCCGCATTTCCCCGGAGATGACCTCCAGGCCAACCGCAGCGGCGGCGACATCATTGTCCAGGCCTGCGCCGACGACCCCCAGGTTGCGGTCCACGCGATCCGCAACCTGGCCAGGATCGGCTTTGGCCGGGTCCGGGTCCGCTGGTCCCAGCTGGGCTTCGGCCGGACGTCTTCCACGTCCCGGAACCAGCAGACGCCCCGAAACCTCTTCGGCTTCAAGGACGGCACCAACAACCTCAAGGCCGAAGACACTACGTTGCTGAACCAGCATGTCTGGGCCGGGCCGGGTTCCCGCCCGGAGGAAGCATGGATGCAGGGCGGCAGCTACCTGGTGGCGCGCCGCATCCGCATGCACATCGAGATTTGGGACCGCACCTCACTGCGGGAACAGGAGCAGCTGATCGGGCGGACCAAGTCCGAGGGCTCGCCGCTGTCCGGCGGCAAGGAATTCACAGCGCCGGACTTCTCCCTCCAAGGCAAGGACGGCGAACCGCTGATCGGCATGGATTCGCATGTGCGGCTCGCCCACGCGGACCAGAACGACGGCGTGCGGATGCTCCGCCGCGGATACAACTACACCGACGGTTCCGACGGGCTCGGGCACCTCGACGCCGGCCTGTTCTTCGTGGCCTTCGTCAAGGATCCCCGCACGCACTATGTCCCCATGCAGATGGCCATGGCCAAGCAGGACACTCTGGCTCTGGAGTACCTCAAGCACACCGGTTCGGCCCTGGCCGCGGTACCCCCTGGCGTTGAGCCCGGCGGGTTCGTCGGCGAAGGCCTCTTCCAGTGA
- the efeO gene encoding iron uptake system protein EfeO → MPNFPKTTRFRSLLAAAFLPLTLAACTDNSAPAATGPIKVSSTNDACTLSSGTTKSGNLTFAIQNEGNQVTEFYLLAEDGLRIIGEVENIGPGLTRNLVVTAPAGKYTTACKPGMQGDGIRAAFEVTESGEKPADDTNVQALADKGTAQYLSYVKDQTEQLLAGTKDFATAYAAGDTAKARELYAATRMHWERIEPIAESFGDLDPKLDAREADLAPDEEWTGWHRAEKDLFPPAGFAALTAPEREKLAAQLVADTEDLATRTRTVELSADNLGNGAKELLDEVATGKVTGEEEIWSHTDLWDFQANVDGARIAFENLKPVLEQKNPGLATSLDEKFAALQAELKQHTRGEGFVYYNELSPEQVQKLAALVDALGEPLSNLTAAVVL, encoded by the coding sequence GTGCCCAATTTCCCCAAGACCACCCGCTTCCGATCCCTGCTGGCGGCCGCCTTCCTGCCGCTGACACTCGCCGCCTGCACGGACAACAGCGCCCCGGCCGCCACCGGGCCCATCAAAGTCTCCAGCACCAACGATGCCTGCACCCTCTCGAGCGGGACCACCAAGAGCGGCAACCTCACCTTCGCCATCCAGAACGAAGGCAACCAGGTCACGGAGTTCTACCTGCTGGCCGAAGACGGACTGCGGATCATCGGCGAAGTCGAGAACATCGGACCCGGCCTGACCCGCAACCTGGTAGTCACGGCGCCGGCCGGAAAATACACGACGGCGTGCAAGCCCGGCATGCAGGGCGACGGCATCCGCGCCGCCTTCGAGGTCACCGAGTCCGGCGAGAAACCCGCCGACGACACCAACGTCCAAGCCCTCGCGGACAAGGGCACGGCCCAGTACCTGTCCTACGTCAAGGACCAGACCGAGCAGCTCCTCGCCGGCACCAAGGACTTCGCCACGGCGTACGCCGCCGGTGACACGGCAAAGGCCCGCGAACTCTACGCCGCAACCCGTATGCACTGGGAGCGGATCGAGCCCATCGCGGAGTCCTTCGGCGACCTTGACCCGAAGCTGGACGCCCGCGAGGCGGACCTTGCCCCGGACGAAGAGTGGACTGGCTGGCACCGGGCCGAGAAGGACCTCTTCCCGCCGGCGGGTTTTGCCGCCCTGACGGCGCCCGAGCGTGAGAAGCTTGCCGCGCAGCTGGTCGCCGACACCGAGGATCTGGCCACCCGCACCCGCACCGTGGAACTCTCGGCGGACAATCTGGGTAACGGGGCCAAGGAGCTGCTCGACGAAGTAGCCACCGGCAAGGTCACCGGCGAGGAGGAGATCTGGTCCCACACGGACCTCTGGGACTTCCAGGCCAACGTCGACGGCGCACGGATCGCTTTCGAGAACCTCAAGCCCGTGCTCGAGCAGAAGAACCCCGGGCTCGCCACGTCCCTCGACGAAAAGTTCGCCGCCCTGCAGGCCGAGCTCAAGCAGCACACCCGCGGCGAGGGCTTCGTGTACTACAACGAGCTGAGCCCGGAGCAGGTCCAGAAGCTCGCCGCCCTGGTGGATGCACTGGGCGAGCCGCTGTCCAACCTCACCGCCGCCGTCGTCCTGTGA
- the efeU gene encoding iron uptake transporter permease EfeU: MTANYLIGLREGLEATLIVVLLMAYLVKSGRSHLLPELWAGVGIAVAASFGFGALLSFGPRGLTFEAQEAIGGSLSVLAVGLVTWMVFWMARTARTLGSELRSRVDQQAGRSGWGLALVGAVAVGREGLETALFLWAAAQSAGSSSSPLIGALLGMATAVAFGCLLHRGVLTINLGKFFTWSGAALIVIAGGVLAYAIHDFQEAGILPGLHNLAFDVSAAVPPSSWYGTLLKGTLNFSPATTWLEAAAWLLYVPPVVFFYLRSNRRSHPAAATPELIGTVAAGS; this comes from the coding sequence ATGACCGCAAATTACCTGATTGGCCTCCGCGAGGGCCTGGAGGCGACGCTGATCGTCGTCCTGCTGATGGCCTACCTGGTCAAGAGCGGCCGCTCCCATCTGCTCCCCGAGCTGTGGGCCGGCGTCGGCATCGCTGTCGCTGCGTCGTTCGGCTTCGGCGCGCTGCTCAGCTTCGGGCCGCGCGGACTGACCTTCGAGGCGCAGGAGGCAATCGGCGGCAGCTTGTCCGTCCTGGCCGTCGGCCTGGTCACCTGGATGGTCTTCTGGATGGCCCGGACTGCACGGACCCTGGGCAGCGAACTCCGTTCCCGCGTGGACCAGCAGGCTGGCCGATCCGGATGGGGACTGGCCCTGGTCGGCGCCGTGGCCGTGGGCCGCGAAGGCCTCGAGACCGCCCTCTTTCTCTGGGCCGCGGCGCAATCCGCGGGCTCCTCCAGTTCGCCCCTGATCGGGGCGCTGCTGGGGATGGCCACCGCGGTAGCGTTCGGCTGCTTGCTGCACCGCGGTGTCCTGACGATCAACCTCGGGAAATTCTTCACCTGGAGCGGCGCCGCACTGATCGTCATTGCCGGCGGCGTGCTGGCCTACGCCATCCACGATTTCCAGGAGGCCGGCATCCTGCCGGGCCTGCACAACCTGGCCTTTGACGTCTCAGCAGCAGTACCGCCGTCGTCCTGGTACGGCACGCTGCTCAAGGGCACCCTGAACTTCTCCCCCGCCACGACGTGGCTTGAGGCGGCCGCCTGGCTGCTGTACGTCCCGCCGGTGGTGTTTTTCTACCTCCGTTCCAACCGCCGCAGCCACCCCGCGGCGGCTACCCCGGAGCTCATCGGCACCGTTGCCGCCGGCTCCTAA
- a CDS encoding trypsin-like serine peptidase translates to MRTPKTLATSLLALSAAALLALSAAGAATAAPAPGKAPTETSGVTSHTVTETGAADYWTEERMRNAIPGDILAGKAMQRANNSKAALNRPVEAGAPSRIEAAGTSTAAGAAAAAPAAGAAPGLQAPDVQTRANASESPVPRIGKVFFTLGGANYVCSGNSVSAGNKSTVSTAGHCVNEGPGAFATKFTFVPAYLNGSAPYGKWTARALYAPTQWSSSGNMQYDTGFAVMSTLNGQYLSDVVGSSGLQFNAARGLSYKAYGYPAAAPFNGESLKSCSGTATNDPYNPQFNSQGIPCNMTGGSSGGPWFIGTSSSGYQNSVNSYGYGSNSTTMYGPYWGSVIQSTYTSAAAS, encoded by the coding sequence ATGAGAACACCCAAGACTCTGGCCACCAGCCTTCTCGCCCTCTCGGCCGCAGCCCTGCTTGCGCTGAGCGCTGCCGGAGCGGCCACCGCCGCCCCGGCGCCCGGGAAGGCACCGACCGAAACGTCGGGCGTCACGAGCCATACCGTCACCGAGACCGGTGCGGCCGACTACTGGACTGAAGAACGGATGCGCAACGCGATCCCGGGCGACATCCTGGCCGGCAAGGCCATGCAGCGCGCCAACAATTCCAAGGCGGCCCTGAACCGTCCGGTTGAAGCGGGCGCGCCGAGCAGGATCGAAGCGGCGGGGACGAGCACTGCGGCCGGCGCTGCGGCGGCGGCCCCGGCGGCGGGGGCGGCGCCGGGGCTTCAGGCGCCGGACGTCCAGACCAGGGCCAACGCCAGCGAATCCCCCGTCCCGCGCATCGGCAAGGTTTTCTTCACGCTCGGCGGCGCCAACTACGTCTGCTCGGGCAACTCGGTTTCCGCCGGAAACAAGAGCACCGTCTCCACGGCCGGGCACTGCGTCAACGAAGGCCCCGGCGCGTTCGCCACGAAGTTCACCTTTGTCCCGGCCTACCTCAACGGCTCCGCTCCCTACGGCAAGTGGACCGCCCGGGCCCTGTACGCCCCCACCCAGTGGAGCTCGTCCGGGAACATGCAGTACGACACCGGGTTCGCGGTGATGTCCACGCTCAACGGCCAGTATCTGTCCGACGTCGTGGGGTCCTCGGGCCTGCAGTTCAACGCGGCCCGCGGCCTGAGCTACAAGGCATACGGCTATCCGGCGGCTGCGCCATTCAACGGCGAGTCCCTTAAGAGCTGCAGCGGCACCGCCACGAACGATCCCTACAACCCGCAGTTCAACTCCCAGGGCATCCCCTGCAACATGACCGGCGGTTCCTCCGGCGGCCCCTGGTTCATCGGCACCAGCTCCTCGGGCTACCAGAACTCCGTGAACAGCTACGGGTACGGCAGCAACTCCACCACGATGTACGGCCCGTACTGGGGCTCGGTCATCCAGTCGACCTACACGTCGGCTGCCGCTTCCTAG
- a CDS encoding NADP-dependent isocitrate dehydrogenase — protein sequence MAKIIYTHTDEAPMLATYSFLPIVEAFASTAGVEVETRDISLAGRIIAAFGDYLTEEQQVSDALAELGALAKTPEANIIKLPNISASVPQLKAAIAELQGQGYALPDYPDNPSSDEETDIRSRFDKLKGSAVNPVLREGNSDRRAPLSVKNYARQNPHSMGAWTPESKTNVAHMDADDFRSNEKSVVIGSDTNIKIQLVKEDGTIKVLRRAFPVLAGEVIDGTVMRAAALDEFLAAQVARAKDEGVLFSAHLKATMMKVSDPIIFGHIVKAYFAEVFDTYGAQIAAAGLSPNNGLASILNGLEDLPEEIRGDVEAAIQKGLNEGPELAMVDSDKGITNLHVPSDVIVDASMPAMIRSSGHMWGRDGQEADTLAVLPDSSYAGIYQVVIDDCRAHGAFDPTTMGTVPNVGLMAQAAEEYGSHDKTFEIQSAGTVQIVDDAGTVLIEHQVSPGDIWRACQTKDVPIRDWVKLAVTRARASATPAVFWLDKGRAHDANMIAKVEEYLKDHDTEGLQLEIMSPDEATAFTLERIRKGEDTISVTGNVLRDYLTDLFPILELGTSAKMLSIVPLINGGGLFETGAGGSAPKHVQQLLKENHLRWDSLGEFLALAVSFEHLATTTGNARAQILADTLDRATGTFLLEDKSPKRKAGELDNRGSHFYLAKFWAEELSRQSDDVELAEAFAAVSGALTSSEEAITGELLAVQGSPVDVGGYYRPDEAKASAVMRPSATFREVLATLAK from the coding sequence ATGGCAAAGATTATCTATACCCACACCGACGAAGCGCCGATGCTGGCCACCTATTCGTTCTTGCCGATTGTTGAGGCCTTTGCTTCGACGGCCGGTGTGGAAGTGGAGACCCGCGACATTTCGCTAGCCGGCCGCATCATCGCCGCGTTCGGCGACTACCTCACCGAAGAGCAGCAGGTCAGCGATGCCCTTGCCGAACTCGGTGCCCTCGCCAAGACGCCCGAAGCCAACATCATCAAGCTGCCCAACATCAGCGCCTCCGTGCCGCAGCTGAAGGCCGCGATCGCCGAGCTGCAGGGCCAGGGCTACGCGCTGCCCGACTACCCGGACAACCCCAGCTCCGACGAGGAGACGGACATCCGGTCCCGCTTCGACAAGCTCAAAGGCTCCGCCGTCAACCCGGTGCTGCGCGAGGGCAACTCCGACCGCCGCGCCCCGCTCTCGGTCAAGAACTACGCCCGGCAGAACCCGCACAGCATGGGCGCCTGGACCCCCGAGTCGAAGACCAACGTCGCGCACATGGACGCCGATGACTTCCGCTCCAACGAGAAGTCAGTCGTTATCGGCTCGGACACGAACATCAAGATCCAGCTGGTCAAGGAAGACGGCACGATCAAGGTCCTGCGCAGGGCCTTCCCCGTGCTCGCCGGCGAGGTCATCGACGGCACCGTGATGCGCGCCGCCGCGCTGGACGAATTCCTCGCCGCCCAGGTGGCCCGCGCCAAGGACGAAGGCGTGCTCTTCTCCGCGCACCTGAAGGCCACCATGATGAAGGTCTCCGACCCGATCATCTTCGGCCACATCGTCAAGGCCTACTTCGCCGAGGTGTTTGACACCTACGGCGCCCAGATTGCCGCCGCGGGCCTGAGCCCGAACAACGGCCTCGCCTCCATCCTCAACGGCCTCGAGGACCTGCCCGAAGAGATCCGCGGCGACGTCGAAGCGGCCATCCAGAAGGGCCTGAACGAGGGCCCGGAACTGGCCATGGTTGATTCCGACAAGGGCATCACCAACCTGCATGTTCCGTCCGACGTGATCGTCGACGCCTCCATGCCGGCCATGATCCGCAGCTCCGGCCACATGTGGGGACGCGACGGCCAGGAAGCCGACACCCTCGCCGTCCTCCCGGACAGCAGCTACGCCGGCATCTACCAGGTGGTCATCGATGACTGCCGCGCCCACGGCGCCTTCGACCCGACCACCATGGGCACCGTCCCGAACGTCGGCCTGATGGCCCAGGCGGCCGAGGAATACGGCAGCCACGACAAGACCTTCGAGATCCAGTCCGCCGGCACCGTCCAGATCGTCGACGACGCCGGCACCGTGCTGATCGAACACCAGGTCAGCCCGGGCGACATCTGGCGCGCCTGCCAGACCAAGGACGTGCCGATCCGCGACTGGGTTAAGCTCGCCGTCACTCGGGCCCGTGCCTCCGCCACGCCGGCTGTCTTCTGGCTGGACAAGGGCCGCGCGCACGATGCGAACATGATCGCCAAGGTCGAGGAATACCTCAAGGACCACGACACCGAGGGCCTGCAGCTCGAGATCATGTCCCCGGACGAGGCCACGGCCTTCACCCTGGAGCGCATCCGCAAGGGCGAGGACACCATCTCCGTCACCGGCAACGTGCTCCGCGACTACCTCACGGACCTGTTCCCGATCCTGGAACTCGGCACCAGCGCCAAGATGCTTTCCATCGTCCCGCTGATCAACGGCGGCGGCCTCTTCGAGACCGGTGCCGGCGGTTCCGCCCCCAAGCACGTCCAGCAGCTGCTGAAAGAAAACCACCTGCGCTGGGACAGCCTGGGCGAATTCCTTGCCCTGGCCGTGAGCTTCGAGCACCTCGCCACCACCACCGGCAACGCCCGCGCCCAGATCCTGGCCGACACCCTGGATCGCGCCACCGGCACCTTCCTGCTGGAGGACAAGTCCCCGAAGCGCAAGGCCGGCGAGCTGGACAACCGTGGAAGCCACTTCTACCTGGCCAAGTTCTGGGCCGAGGAACTTTCGCGCCAGAGCGACGACGTCGAGCTGGCGGAGGCTTTCGCCGCCGTCTCGGGCGCGCTGACGTCGAGCGAAGAGGCCATCACCGGCGAACTCCTGGCCGTCCAGGGCTCCCCGGTCGACGTCGGCGGCTACTACCGCCCCGACGAGGCCAAGGCCTCCGCCGTCATGCGCCCTTCGGCAACGTTCCGCGAAGTCCTGGCGACGCTGGCCAAGTAG
- a CDS encoding SRPBCC family protein, producing MATVQESIEVDVPLSQAYNQWTQFEDFPHFMSGVDSVTQLDDTTVHFKTSIAGVKREYDARISVQEPDQRVTWESLDEPRNAGTVWFEPIDVTRTKVSVELSWEPDTAAEKVGAAVGLDSRQVGSDLKKFKTFIEERGTETGAWRGRVDDGAAVGTETGTGTGTGAGTGAVSADARTAVPLEEEADYGAAPNLGRVDTDPDMATEPPLRQDPGR from the coding sequence ATGGCAACTGTCCAGGAATCCATTGAAGTCGATGTTCCACTGAGCCAGGCCTACAACCAATGGACCCAGTTCGAGGACTTTCCACATTTCATGAGCGGAGTCGATTCCGTCACCCAACTCGACGACACGACGGTCCATTTTAAAACCAGCATCGCCGGCGTCAAACGGGAATACGATGCCCGGATATCCGTCCAGGAGCCGGACCAGCGGGTCACGTGGGAAAGCTTGGATGAGCCCCGCAACGCCGGAACCGTCTGGTTTGAACCGATCGACGTGACAAGGACGAAGGTCAGCGTCGAGCTCTCGTGGGAGCCTGACACGGCCGCGGAGAAGGTCGGCGCCGCTGTTGGCCTGGATTCCAGGCAGGTGGGATCGGACCTGAAGAAGTTCAAGACGTTTATCGAAGAGCGCGGCACCGAGACTGGTGCTTGGCGCGGCCGCGTCGACGACGGCGCCGCCGTCGGTACCGAAACGGGCACCGGTACCGGTACCGGCGCCGGTACCGGCGCTGTCAGTGCCGACGCAAGGACCGCGGTTCCGCTTGAGGAGGAAGCGGATTACGGGGCAGCGCCGAACTTGGGGCGAGTCGATACCGACCCTGACATGGCAACGGAGCCACCCCTGAGGCAGGATCCGGGACGCTGA
- a CDS encoding mucin-associated surface protein has product MSRRRPLHDAGRRSPGRMPAAGLLAAAVLAAVLAGCSAPTAELGQDAAKQLQSQVLAVTEAAAANDVAGSLKLLDELVVKLDDAATRGEVSFKRHQSIRASAEAVRTDLAAQQAAAAAAAEAARVAAEKEAAAQAAAKAAADAAAAPRPVVIAPAPAPVQENPGKGGKAKGKDKDG; this is encoded by the coding sequence ATGAGCCGGCGCAGGCCCCTGCACGACGCCGGACGCCGCAGCCCCGGCCGGATGCCGGCCGCTGGATTGCTGGCAGCTGCCGTTCTGGCCGCAGTGCTGGCCGGCTGCTCCGCTCCGACGGCGGAACTTGGCCAGGATGCGGCCAAGCAGCTCCAGTCCCAGGTCCTCGCCGTCACCGAGGCAGCCGCGGCCAATGACGTTGCCGGCTCCCTGAAGCTCCTGGACGAACTCGTGGTCAAACTGGACGACGCCGCCACCCGGGGTGAGGTGTCGTTCAAGCGCCACCAGAGCATCAGGGCATCGGCCGAAGCTGTCCGTACCGACCTCGCGGCGCAGCAGGCTGCTGCGGCTGCGGCTGCCGAAGCGGCCCGGGTGGCGGCGGAAAAGGAAGCGGCGGCGCAGGCCGCCGCGAAGGCAGCTGCCGATGCTGCGGCCGCCCCGCGCCCGGTCGTGATCGCGCCCGCGCCCGCACCCGTCCAGGAGAATCCTGGAAAGGGCGGCAAGGCCAAGGGCAAGGACAAGGACGGCTGA
- a CDS encoding serine/threonine-protein kinase, protein MDSSPNSVAVDLVGGRYRLGEVIGRGGMASVYAARDLNLGRDVALKLFAPQSADPDELRRQEAEIELLATLNHPSLVTLFDAGIDSRIPDEPRPFLTMELVDGQDLRTRIRHTPLSLNELAVVGAGVAAALAYVHALGIIHRDIKPANILLVPGRPGEPLRPKLTDFGIARIMDGTRLTATGTMVGTAAYLSPEQARGADLGPASDVYSLGLVMLECLKGEVEFPGSAVESAVARLHRAPSIPDTVPAEWAQLFRSMTALDPADRPEAADLEIALRHALISPQSLPGMLAAEPTRVLPAPPARPPGLPLPPEYKAGTRPLPRLDPDAPSQPTGTAAPRPETPSLATRTVARFRHARRRTRVAVLAAVVAVLAVLAVAAAAVPSLTAPPAPAVVPYPSVTGSLGEHLAELQKSVQP, encoded by the coding sequence GTGGACAGTTCGCCCAACAGCGTCGCGGTTGATCTCGTGGGTGGCCGCTACCGGCTGGGCGAAGTCATCGGCCGGGGCGGCATGGCCTCCGTCTATGCCGCCAGGGACTTAAACCTCGGCCGGGACGTTGCACTCAAGCTCTTTGCCCCACAGTCGGCCGACCCTGACGAACTCAGGCGTCAGGAGGCCGAGATTGAACTATTGGCGACGTTGAATCACCCGAGCCTGGTGACGCTCTTCGACGCCGGCATCGACAGCCGGATCCCGGACGAGCCCCGGCCCTTCCTGACCATGGAGTTAGTGGACGGCCAGGATCTCCGGACCCGGATCAGGCACACCCCTCTCTCGCTGAACGAACTCGCCGTCGTGGGTGCCGGTGTGGCCGCCGCGCTGGCCTACGTCCATGCGCTTGGCATCATCCATCGGGACATCAAACCGGCCAACATCCTGCTGGTGCCCGGACGCCCCGGTGAACCGTTGCGGCCAAAGCTTACTGACTTCGGGATCGCCCGGATAATGGACGGCACCCGGCTCACCGCGACCGGCACCATGGTGGGCACTGCCGCCTATCTGAGTCCGGAACAGGCCCGGGGCGCCGACCTCGGACCGGCGAGTGACGTCTACTCGCTGGGCCTCGTGATGCTCGAATGCCTCAAGGGCGAGGTCGAGTTCCCCGGCAGCGCGGTGGAATCGGCCGTGGCACGCCTGCACCGGGCCCCGTCCATTCCGGACACTGTCCCGGCCGAGTGGGCACAGCTGTTCCGGTCCATGACCGCCCTCGATCCTGCGGACCGCCCCGAGGCCGCGGACCTGGAAATCGCTCTACGCCATGCCCTCATCTCGCCCCAGTCGCTGCCCGGCATGCTGGCCGCGGAACCTACCCGGGTTCTGCCGGCTCCGCCCGCCAGACCTCCGGGGCTGCCGCTGCCGCCGGAGTACAAGGCCGGGACCCGCCCCCTTCCCCGGCTGGATCCTGATGCCCCGTCGCAACCCACAGGGACAGCTGCTCCCCGGCCGGAAACACCCTCCCTTGCAACCCGGACGGTAGCCCGCTTCCGGCACGCGCGCCGGCGCACCCGGGTCGCGGTCCTGGCCGCTGTGGTTGCTGTCCTTGCAGTGCTGGCGGTGGCCGCGGCCGCCGTTCCCTCGCTCACGGCGCCGCCGGCACCCGCCGTCGTTCCCTATCCGTCCGTGACCGGCAGCCTGGGCGAACACCTGGCGGAGCTGCAGAAAAGCGTGCAGCCATGA
- a CDS encoding Gfo/Idh/MocA family protein: MTALIAKPWLSDQPDQDPRTATGARLRWGVIATGGIAAAVTRDLELLPDAELYAVSSRTQAAADAFAADYGFARAYGDDVGQSGYERLLADEAVDVVYVATPHAHHHEIALAALTAGKHVLCEKALTVNAREASELVALARARGLFLMEAMWSRFLPSMQRAFEIAASGEIGEVKWVGADLGFPAPYSPTSRLWARRDGGGALLDITVYPLLWALGTLGFPQTVSATGWVNDDGVDAQNALTLGYHHGAQAQLTSSLLAHGPRTATVAGSAGFLQAIGSINNPKELHVRVGFDDVRSERFEVVGRGYSYELREVTRCIQHGLTESPVMPLEDSLNTMRLFDGVRAQLGVSYANDAR, encoded by the coding sequence ATGACTGCCCTCATCGCGAAACCTTGGCTGTCCGACCAGCCGGACCAGGACCCCCGGACAGCCACCGGCGCCCGACTGCGCTGGGGCGTCATCGCCACCGGCGGCATCGCCGCGGCAGTCACCCGGGACCTGGAGCTGCTGCCGGACGCCGAGCTCTACGCCGTCAGTTCGCGCACCCAGGCGGCAGCGGACGCCTTCGCCGCCGACTACGGCTTTGCGCGGGCTTACGGGGACGACGTCGGGCAATCCGGCTACGAGCGGCTGCTGGCCGATGAGGCTGTGGACGTCGTTTATGTGGCGACGCCGCACGCCCATCACCACGAGATCGCTTTGGCTGCCCTGACCGCCGGCAAGCACGTGCTCTGCGAGAAGGCCCTGACCGTGAACGCGCGCGAGGCCAGTGAGCTGGTGGCCCTGGCCCGGGCCAGGGGGCTGTTCCTGATGGAGGCCATGTGGAGCCGCTTCCTGCCCAGCATGCAGCGCGCCTTCGAAATCGCGGCCTCGGGCGAAATCGGCGAGGTCAAATGGGTGGGGGCCGATCTCGGCTTCCCCGCACCGTATTCGCCCACGTCCCGGCTGTGGGCCCGCCGGGACGGCGGCGGCGCCCTGCTGGACATCACCGTGTATCCGCTGCTGTGGGCGCTCGGCACCTTGGGTTTCCCGCAGACCGTGAGTGCCACAGGCTGGGTCAACGACGACGGCGTGGACGCCCAGAACGCCCTCACGCTCGGCTATCACCATGGCGCGCAGGCGCAGCTGACCTCCTCGTTGCTGGCGCACGGACCCCGCACCGCCACCGTGGCCGGCAGCGCCGGGTTCCTGCAGGCGATCGGCTCGATCAACAACCCCAAGGAACTCCATGTCCGGGTCGGCTTCGACGACGTCCGCAGCGAGCGCTTCGAGGTTGTCGGGAGAGGCTACAGCTACGAGCTCCGCGAGGTGACCCGCTGCATCCAACACGGCCTGACGGAGAGCCCGGTCATGCCGCTGGAGGACTCGCTGAACACGATGCGGCTCTTCGACGGGGTGCGCGCCCAGCTCGGCGTGAGCTATGCGAACGACGCCCGCTGA